A window of the Helianthus annuus cultivar XRQ/B chromosome 4, HanXRQr2.0-SUNRISE, whole genome shotgun sequence genome harbors these coding sequences:
- the LOC110933233 gene encoding MAP7 domain-containing protein 1-like, whose product MREEVEKEKLLKKRKREEKEDAPYEPSPEHVSASQSTPKSKKKAGGRKKATPKIKVSKRPQKIMRTQSTSPRQQTPPHQPTPPQSPIHQSPPRQPTPQHSPKQPTPPSHSTPPRQPTPQRQPSPLFPPSPPPHQQYYSSQDLFGTPPIAQAQLGSSSRGLAIPHDNLLDRIDEVIAENKKLADECKKIADREKFLAGKVQRLEGENKVLELKIEVDQTEIDVVKRVSELEEEKSRRESENEYYKLKNKELMAAKALHEHKFYMLNRVVECMLETTVDQKYEELKLEDLRAERKAEVERQMKDKGKAVEGSSVMTIVPSMVIDNPVPISSVPGGSGVRVTEASKEKVVEDLLNDTVNEESGEAERKGESSKNQIVKHHEPLFLCLDVYREMLNDVNPENPIDLEADLESFDINKQKDYKYNYVEDADQYDRVEVEDCSDNEDVPEDTSKLPS is encoded by the exons ATGAGAGAGGAGGTAGAAAAGGAGAAGTTACTCAAAAAGAGGaagagagaagagaaagaagatgcaccTTATGAACCTTCTCCAGAACATGTTTCTGCATCTCAATCTACTCCTAAGAGTAAAAAGAAAGCTGGAGGTAGAAAGAAGGCTACTCCAAAGATTAAAGTGTCAAAGCGCCCTCAAAAGATCATGCGAACACAATCTACATCTCCACGTCAACAAACACCTCCACATCAACCAACCCCTCCACAATCCCCAATACATCAATCTCCTCCTagacaaccaacaccacaacaCTCACCAAAACAACCTACCCCTCCATCACAttcaacaccacccagacaacctactCCACAACGACAACCATCTCCTCTGTTTCCGCCATCACCACCTCCACATCAACAATATTATTCTTCTCAAGATCTTTTTGGCACACCTCCAATTGCTCAAGCACAACTTGGTTCTTCAAGTAGAGGCCTTGCGATACCGCATGATAATCTGCTAgat agaattgatgaGGTGATAGCAGAAAACAAAAAGTTGGCAGATGAATGCAAAAAGATTGCTGATAGAGAAAAGTTTCTTGCTGGTAAGGTGCAGAGATTAgaaggtgaaaacaaagtgttgGAACTGAAGATTGAAGTTGATCAGACGGAAATTGATGTTGTGAAACGAGTGTCTGAGTTAGAAGAGGAGAAGAGTCGTCGAGAAAGTGAAAACGAGTACTATAAGTTGAAGAATAAAGAGCTTATGGCTGCTAAAGCGTTGCATGAGCACAAGTTCTACATGCTGAATAGAGTTGTGGAATGCATGTTAGAAACAACAGTGGATCAGAAGTATGAAGAGTTGAAGTTAGAGGATCTTCGTGCTGAACGTAAAGCAGAAGTAGAAAGGCAAATGAAAGATAAAGGTAAAGCTGTTGAAGGAAGTTCTGTAATGACTATTGTGCCTTCAATGGTGATAGATAATCCAGTGCCTATATCCTCTGTTCCGG GAGGTTCTGGTGTGAGAGTTACTGAGGCTTCAaaagaaaaagtcgttgaagatctgCTAAACGATACAGTTAATGAAGAAAGTGGGGAAGCTGAGAgaaagggggagtcgagtaagAATCAGATTGTCAAACATCATGAACCGTTGTTCTTATGTCTAGATGTGTATAGGGAGATGTTAAATGATGTAAATCCCGAGAATCCAATTGATCTTGAAGCTGATCTGGAAtcttttgatatcaataaacagaAAGATTACAAGTATAACTATGTTGAGGATGCAGATCAGTACGATAGGGTTGAAGTAGAGGATTGTTCTGATAATGAGGATGTCCCTGAAGAtacatcaaaacttccgagttaa